In Oryza sativa Japonica Group chromosome 1, ASM3414082v1, the genomic stretch tcttatatgaaatttttttataattagtattttcattgttgttagatgataaaacatgatgaatactttatgcgtgacttatcttttttatttttttcataatttttcaaataagacggatggtcaaacattggacacggaaactagggtttgtcttttcttgggacggagagagtaggtgATGTGTACTAGCATATTGTGTCCAAAATAACAAACGAACAATTGGTATGGGGAATAGATTGAAAAAGTTAAAGTTCGTAAAGAATATAATTTGAGTGCGTGCAATATAAATACATCCTCCATAAGAACAAGTACAATAACATGCTACAaatcagctataaacacatatggaGGTGATAAGAGAAGATAGAGAAGGAAAACAggttacagatttgtagctagaTGCAGCATGAACTACAAAACGTAGTGCAAAAGTAGGGCTAAAAAAGATCATTCCTAAGAGTATCCACAATGTAGTGCAAAAGTAGTCCACAAGTAATATTTTCTTCGTCCCATAATACTTATCATTTTAACAttcaaaaatatcttaaaatagTTGTCAATTTGAAGTACTACTTGTCACATCAACCACTTCCAATTCaaattttcttctcattctacACCCAACCACCATCCCACATCCAACTATACATTATTTATTAAGGGATATTATAGTCTTTTCTTCAAACCTTAGTAAATGCTAAACAATAACTTAGTAAATGCTAAACAACAACGacaaatattttgggacaggTAGTATAATATTTATTCACCCACCTATTACCATTATTCAAGTAGTCCATGTagagaaaataataaaagataTCCATATGTATACAGACAACCCATATGAAATAAATaatacttcctctatttcacaatgtaagtcattctagcatttctcacattcatattaatactaatgaatctagatatatatatatatatatatatatatctatctagattcattagtaccaatataaatgtggaaaatattagaatgacttatattatgaaacggaggaagtattatataTCTTTATTTCTCTCTTATCTCCTAATGTTAGTTTATATCTATGTagagattttaaaatttatttatgtgaGTTCCATCTATATAGATCACTTTAAAACATACCATGTACATTGGTGAGCCCTAACTACGAATAATCCTGGATTATGTTTTTATTGCGATAGGTGACAACTAGTCAAAAGTCTCCTGAATTTCAGTCCGACAGGGAGCTGCCGCGGGCCGGTGTCATTCACATCGATATCGTGCAACGGCGACGGGGTCTAATCATCAACAAAAATTACTACAGGTTACACGGCAGCTTGAAATCCATATGATGGTATCCACTAGGCCACTGGGGAATGCTTTCTCCGTCTCGTAAAAAGACAACATAAATCTCGAATTATCATATAGAAAGAAAGAAACTCTTGACGAGAGAATCGAGTCTATTCAGGAAGAATTTCAGCAACAAAAATGGATGCAATTGGACCGAAAAAAGCCATTCAGCTTCGTTATCGATTAAGTATAAGCGGGAACATCGAAATTCGTGAGTTAACTAAGTCGTAGTAAACCAGTAGTACGTTAGGCAGACGCCCCATTGTTCGTGGTGTTGCAATGAATCCAGTGGATCATCCTCATGGAGGAGGTGAGGGGCGCACGAAAGGAGGTAGACCTTCGGTGTCACCTTGGGGGAAGCCCACCAAAGCAGGATTTCGGGCAGGACCGCAGGAGTGGGGGTGTGTAAAGGCCTAATTTAGTGAATGAGCAGCTTAGAAATGAAATTTCTAAAATCGCTTTATGTAGACAAGCTGTGGAAAGTATTTATTTGTCTCCATCTCTTCTCATCTTTCTCTTTAATAATCTCTTTTTTTGGGAACCTCTTTTATTTGAATAAGGTCATAAAAATCAATGAAAACTCAGAGAGACCCATGATATTTGAATATGGCTGGACAGGGGTCTCTATGAGAGCACTGGAAGGTCAAAACAAAACATAGAAGGGAGGAGAAGGGTCATCCGTATATCTATATTCTTTATTTCAGGTGGTGCCAAATCTCCACctatattagtttttttaaggacagagggagtagtaccgACTATCGTCGCTCGCCCAAGTACCTGAGTTATGGCAAATCTATGCTAtgtatttactccctccgtcccataatattgAAACCTAGGACTGGATGGGACGTttcatagtacaatgaatctgtacATGATttcatagtacaatgaatctggacatgcattatgtccagattcattgtactatgaaACGTCACATCTAGTCCTAGGTTAtaatattataggacggagggagtacctcctAATTTCCGAGCGTTGGCACTGTAAACTACTGCCTCTGCCCcatgcataaaaaaaatcagcataGACTGGATCTAACATATCCTATGTAGATTCGTGTACTGGAATATATCACGTTCAGTATTATGGTCATGTTCGTTTCCACTACAAGGAGTGGATAAAGTTatggattttcgtggcacgtttttcaaactgctaaatggtgcgtttcgtgcgaaaactttctatatgaaagttgttctaaaatatcacattaacctattttttaagtttgtaatgattaaaactcaattaatcatacgttattatcatctcgttttgcgtgaaacatttaatctttatttttattttcagaagattcaaacaccacatATGGTCCCGTTCTTTtatccaacaagagttggatgaagattaagattttcgtgatatgctttttaaactgttaaatagtgtgtttcgtgtgaaaattttctatatgaaagttgctctaaaatattatattaatctatttttcaagtttataataattaaaacgcAATCAATCATACTTTAATACCACCTtattttgcgtaaaaaacttcatcttcatcttcaggagaaaagaacaccacctaagtGTTGACTCATGCGAGTCACTCCTTCTCAGCTTTTACTTCTTGGCTTTTCACCGGTATCTGTCTTTCAAGGGCTGTTTAGATCCCTAAAAacttttcctaaaaacatcatatcgaatcgttagacacatatatggagcattaaatatagataaaaaactaattgtataatttacatgtaaatcaTCACTTGGGAAATGATTTTAGGACGGTAGCCGGTAGGTGCTTGGAAGGTACTTGGAAGTCCTTTTCGAGTACATTAgtatcttcctcttcttctcgtGCTGTAGACCTGCAGTAATGTTACTGTCGTCTTCTTTCTGAAGTTTAAAGTTGAGTTTCTGAATTAAGTAACTGCAGTAATTGGTTATCATAGTCGTCCGGAAATCACTCTTAACTCGTTAATGGTCTCTCTTGAGTCTCCCCATCGACCAAGGTGACCGACTAATGGAGATCTACCAGGTCAGCAACAGTCGATTTTGAAATAGTCAATCATCGAAGTCATCTTGAATGCTCAATAAGCAAGAAATTACAAGTCGATGCATTGAAAATACAAGGAAATAGGCTGCCTTATTAGCCCTTGGAACAGCTTTGAATTATGAAGAAATTTAAAGGGCATATGCGCGCACTCACCTTGCAACTTCCACCAACCTAACCAATTAGCCCACTTCTGCGCATCCAAGCATAGATCATATGTTGTCTGGCCTTTCCTCGCATCAGCTGGTTAGCATCATCATGTAATGTAAACTAAACATAATAAAGAACAAGGAGTACCAAGATGATAGAACCCTGCAAAAACAAAGCCTCTATCAACTCTGCAATATGCCATCATCACCGACCGTCCGACGCTGTCCCAATTTTCACTTGCTATTACTGTTTCCAGATCTCTATGAACTGCCCCAATTTTCACTTGCTATTACTGTATCagatctctatttttttttaacgaaatgTATCAGATCTCTATGAGATGCAGCTTGGACAGCTGTATCAGTGTTCTGTGCTCTCTGCCTTCGCAGCAGTCATCACGTTTCTACTATGTTCTATGTATATGCTACGACAGTTTCACCGTCATCTCTTTTCTTCAGTAAAGTTTCAAAAATTTCTTCTTATCTCTTTTTCTGAGATAAAGTTCACCGTCATCTCTTTTCTTCAGGAGAATTTCACCGTCAACTGCTTCTTGTGCTTTGGCCTCGGCAATATTTTCTACCTGCGTATCACCGGACTGCTGAGCTGAAgaacaaaattttattttagaaaggTAGCTGAAGAACATATTCAACACAGGGGAAGGACTGTAATGTATACATTCAACTTTACCTGTGGAGAGGGCGTGTCTTTGGCACCATTGTCCATACCGGATTGCTCATCAGATTGTTCCACACCGAAGACAACTTCGTATACAGTTGGCAAATCATTGATCATGTTAAACAAACGCACCCTGTTGAAAGTGAAAGTGAAAACAATAAGTATCAGCACCATATGCTACATCGCATAAAGAGCAATTCAACTACACCGACACAAATTCTTGGGCTTGCAATTGTCGAAAGAGCCCGCAAAAAACAAGCCTCAAGGGTCACCTACCTTAAAGAAGGTGATGCAAACACTAAATTTTTCCATATTAAAATGAATGCAAGAAGGAGGAAAATTTTCATCCAGAGACTTAGGACTGGAAACACCTGGAAATTCAAGCATGAGGAAAAAGCAGTTATCATCAAAGAACACTTCGAAGCCTTCCTAGCGCGCCCGGCCCCGAGACTAGTAGACTACGATTGGGATGCACTGCAGCTGCCATCCTTTGACTGCACGACAATCAGCGGGCCCATCACCGAAGAGGAGGTTTTTGCGGCCTTAAAGCAGCTACCGGGAGACAAAGCGCCAGGCCCAGATGGTTTCACAGGAGCCTTTTACAAAGCCTGTTGGGGGACGATCAAAGAAGATATCATGCAGGTGATTCGCTCCTTTGACCAGTTACGGAGCAACAATCTGCAAATCCTGAACACTGCTAACGTGGTGCTAATTCCAAAAAAGGAAGGGGCTGAAGGGATAGGCGACTTCAGGCCAATCAGCCTCATTCATGGTATCGAAAAGTTGATCTCCAAAGTTCTTGCTCTCCGCTTGCAACCCCACATGGGAGCCCTGATCAGTCAGGCCCAGAGTGCTTTCATTAAGAGGAGAAGCATTCATGATAACTTCATGTATGTTCACAATCTGGCAAGGAAATTTCACCAAACAAGAACGCCGACTCTTTTGCTCAAGCTAGACATTTCCAAGGCTTTCGATTCCGTTAGGTGGGACTACCTCATTGACCTCCTACAAAGGAAAGGGTTCACCTCTAAATGGACCAACTGGATCACAAATCTCCTAGTCTCTTCAACAACAAGGGTTCTACTAAACGGTTGCCCAGGAGTGCCCATAAAGCATGGTAGAGGTCTCAGGCAAGGAGATCCTCTATCCCCCTTACTTTTTATTCTGGCTATTGACCCTCTTCATCACCTTCTGGAGAAAGCAACAGATCTCGGGCTTCTTACCGCCCTACGAGGCAGAGCACCAAGGTTCAGAACCTCTCTTTACGCTGATGACGCGGCCATCTTTGTAAACCCGAGTGTCCAAGACATGATGAACCTAACGGAAATTCTACGAGCCTTTGGTGGAGTTTCGGGCCTTCAAACAAACATGAGCAAAAGTCAGATTGCCCCCATTCGTTGTGATAACATGGATCTTGCCAGTATTACGCGCATCTTCCCGGCAGGACTAACAAATTTCCCGATGAAATACCTCGGACTACCCCTCGTGGTAGGAAGATTGAAAAAGGTGCACATACAGCCTCTGATAGACAAGTGTCGCTCGAGACTAGCACCTTGGCAAGGGAGGTTAATGTCAACAGCTGCCAGAGTTTGCCTAACAAAATTGGTCCTCACGGCGCAACCAATTTACCACTTAACGTCTCTAAAACTTCCTGATGGTACCTTGGAGGACATCGACAAGATCAGGAGAAAATTCCTCTGGGCAGGGGGCGAGACTATCTCTGGTGGCAAGTGTAAAGTAAACTGGAAAAGGGTCTGTAGGCCAAAAGACCTAGGTGGACTAGGTGTAATGGACCTACAGCGTTTTGCGGCCGCTCTGCGGTTAAGGTGGCTTTGGAACGAATGGGCGGCACCAGACAAGCCATGGGTAGGGATGTCAGTGCCATGCAATCAACAAGATAAGGAACTCTTCTCGGCGGCAACAACCATAACAATCGGGAATGGCAAAACGGCGCGCTTCTGGGATTCAAAATGGCTAGAAAATCAAACTCCCCGGAAAATTGCCCCCAACATTTTCTTAGCCTCAAAGCGTAAAAGCAGATCTGTGCATGACGCCATACAAGATAACAACTGGATTCGCGATATCGATGTTCATCACATCACAGATGCGGACCATCTACGCCAGTACGTCCATCTATGGTCCATGATTAGAAGAATGGACCCCCTGAGCGAAGAACAAGATACCATCCGATGGAATCTAACGACAAATGGGCAATACTCGACAAGATCGGCGTATAGGCTACAGTTCATGGGAGCAACAAGATCCATTTTCTACCAATCGATCTGGAAAGCGTGGGCACCGCCGAAATGCAAATTCTTCTCTTGGCTTGCTACCCAGAATAGGCTATGGACGGCTGACAGATTGGGGAAACGAGGCTGGCGAAATCAAAAGGTTTGCCCCCTCTGCCGCACAATCGACGAATCAGTGCTTCACCTTCTGGCCAAATGTAGAGTCACTAAGAGGATTTGGGCAGAAATTCAGAGATGGACGCATACTGACCTCCAAATGGACAAATGGAATGACTGCCCCTCGATCGAACACTGGTGGAACCTCGTCGTCAAATCCCCCAACACCCCAAGAGCCCCTCTGCGAACTCTACTGATGCTAGTCACCTGGGAGATCTGGGGGGAGCGTAATGCAAGGATCTTTCGAAGCACAGCCTCAACACCAGCCTCAATTCTTGCAAAGATCAAAGAGGAAGGCAGAGCTTGGGTCAAAGCCGGAGCGGCTAGGCTGCAGGAGTTCGGATTTTTGGGAGATATCACCTAAAGAACTTCTCTCTTGTGGGCCGGTCTTCTCCGACTGGCCCTGTACATACTTTGTATAATTTTTTCCCTCTCTATTAATATATGAGGCAAAGCTTTTGtcctcctttcaaaaaaaaaaaaaaactacaccgACACAATGCCATATATCCACTATGCTCTGAAGTCTGTGCGTTGCTTTGCCATTAGCATGATCGAATTggtttttctaaaagaaaacatTAGCATCAGTGAGTAAAGATAATAGAGCAAACATTATGTGTCAATTCCCAACCCAGCATAGCAAGGCATAAGAAAGCTTAGTGGAAGTCGCACTCTTAGTGCAACAGAACTTAAAATTTCATGATGGCTGGGGTTAATATCGATATAAGATGATTAATTAACAACAAGAAGGAATAAATAACACTTCACCCCCAAATTTCTAGTATGGTGATCCCACAAATTACATAGTAATTAATATTACTAAACGAGAAATCCTAACATAAAGTGTATTATGTCATCAAATGTGTGCATGGCCATGGCAGTAGGCATACGCATTCACCCATACGTCAATGTGAGGAACAATAGAATAAGAGCGTTCACACCAATCATCAGTTTAAGAACAAACGGTCATAGTACATGTCAGGATGGGTTACACATGTTAAACTATTGTCCATGCCTCAACGTGCATATAAACTAGTAATTTATAGTTGCCAATATATAGGTTTAAGAAGAATTTTATCTGATCAATATATCATGCACTTCGTGTAAATATAGAATATCATCAAACTGCACAGTTGGATCTTAAAGCAAATCAGCATTGCAGATACTTAAGTGTGATTTAAGTTTCCAAGCAACCTATTGCCTTTCAGACTGGTTGATATGCACCTTCATTTTACAGCATGTTATACCCAGGTTTCCActtcagaagaaaagaaatCACATCATGCCTTTTCTTCAGGGATTACCCATTGTTAATTAACAACTTATAAGCAGAACCAAGTAAGATATAACCAAAGCATGTTCCCCAAAGACTACATGCAGCATATTGATCTTCTAGTATCTAGAAAAAGGGGATGCCCTTTAGTAAAGGTTGAGTATTCTGGCAAATGAAAcatcagaagttcagaatcATCGATATCGTACTTAATCCTATCCAATAATCCAAACATTGTTTATCTGAGCACCAATACCCATATGAAGCAGTCCATCCTAAGAAAACAACAACAGCCATGCCCTTCTCAATCTGATGTCAAAACAAAATCACTCACTAATTGCAGAGCTTACAGCGTTTACCTTCTCTGCCTGAAAATATGCATACTATTCCTAGCAACATCATATGATTATAGATAGCCATGAGTCCATCTCCTTTTGATCAAACATTGGTATATATCAAAAACTTCAAAAACATTGGGAATTCTACAGTGGAAAATTTCAAAAACTTCTCTGACGATATTGCCCTGGTACTATTCAACGTAAACTCAGCAATTGATCTATTTCAAAAACTTCTCTGACGATATTGCTCTGGTACTATTCAACGCAACGACAAACTCACCAATTGATCAAACATTCAAATCAACAACGGCAATAACATGGTGTGAGAGCGTGAGAGCAGCGAGGAATCAGGGGCCGTGTACCTGTCGTCGCGATCTAGTCGGGCGCCGtggaagaaggcgacggcgaggagccaCGAATCGGAGAAgacggagaggagggcgacccAATCACTCCTGTACATCGTGTCGCGCGAGAAGTTGATGCCCAGCGCCGGCTCCGGCAGCTCCGGCGGCaccatctccggcggcggcgccacctcccACGTCCCGTCCGAGTTCCCATACAGGCACAAGCAGTCCAGATCTGCTCCGGCCAAACGCGAAAACAAATCACACCACCAATCCACGACGCGGGAGAGGGGAATCGCGTCGAAATCGATCGAGAAGGGGCGATGCTGGTGCTCACTCACCTGGATTGCACAGCGCGGCGAACTTCTCGAGGTCTGCGCAACAAGACGCGCGGTTAGGCTCCGCTTCAAACTAGGGTTTCAGGTTTCGGGTTGGGGTTCGATCAAGCGAGGAGTTCACCGACCTTCGGTGAGGGCGCGGACGATGGCGGAGCGGCGGGCGCGGAAGTCGCTGAAGATGTCCTCGACGGAGCGCAGCGCGGTGACGCGGGAGCTGCGGCCGGAAGCGGCGTccacggtggcggaggcggcggcggcggcggccgctgcgAGGCCAAACTCCTCTCCGGCCATCGGCGAGCGGGCGAGGCAGTTGGGTGGCGACGTGGCGGTTGCAGATTGAAGTGGCCGTTGGCGAAGTGTGAAATGGAAGGGCGGGGAAGGAGGGAGAACGTGACAGATATAGTAGATGGGTAGGCCATACAGTTCCAGGCCCAAGGGAAGCGACGAGAGGACGAGACGCAACGCGAGGGGGAATTTCACATCTTCTATGGCCTGGCCCTATAAAATTTCCTGAGAATAGTTTGACACATAAAAGTTTCGAAAGAAATTTAACATGGGGCtaaacttcaaatgaatttttagGGGAGAAAAGGCAATTCCTACGGAATGCTAAATTTTTTTGTGCGCTTGAAGTGAACCGAACTATTTCATCGATATATATCAAAATCATAAACTGGTCGATAGCGAGACATCGGTGATGACTTCGTTAATCTCAATATATACCATCAGTCGGTTAAGACATCGATAGTGACTTtatcaattttaaaatataccgaTCTAGTCTGTTGAAAGTGCTCATAGAAATAAAATGTGCCGTTTACGTGCACTTGTTTATAGGAATGAGTACGCAGGTGCTGTACCTCGGAAACGCTTGTGTTTGTACTCTctctcaaaacaaaaataaacttattatacTAACAAAACCAATTTTACCTGAATCACTAGGTGTTATTACTGCAACAGAACTCAACACTGCAAAAGGTGCAGAAATGTGATCGCCTGTAAGGCTGTACCTTATTATGATGGATATTTATGTGCACCGTAGAAATTACAGTGGTTATCGTATATCAATTACTTGACAGAATTTGTTCATTTAATTAGGCCTGatttagttcccaattttttcttcaaacttctaatttttccatcacatcaaaacttttctacacatataaacttctaacttttccatcacatcgtttcaatttcaatgaaacttctaattttgacgtgaactaaacacacccttaattcaCTCGAACACAGTATGCATGTAAACTACAGTACAAGGTTGTTGAGTTCCTACATTTTGTTTGGCAAACAAAGAACAAAATGATATCTTTCTTTTGACACGGATAACTTTAGTTTCCATTAACCAGTAGCTTCGGACAAGAGACCAAACTAGTTACAAACTCCGGGGCTTGGCTCCAATAACAAAATGATGACATCTTTCACTACCATATATCCGAAACCAATCCCTGACGGTGAACCGATGCACATCTCAGTTGTGAATATTCCACAAACACCCTCCGTAGTCTTTAATTTACAATCTTCCAGGCTTCAAATGCCTCTGCCTGGCCCTCTGCTCCTCCATGTCATTCATCCAATCAGAAAGCCGGTAAACACCTTTCCACAAAAGGTACAATCCAGCTACAACGATTATGCACAGAAAAATAACCAGGAGAAATTTCAACGCAACAGCTTTGATTTCCTGCAATATATAAAGTTCATGTAAGGAACGCATGCTTAGCGAACCCAAATAACAAACCAGCACATCAGTATCTAGCACACCTGGAATTTTGAGCTTTCAACACTTTCTTGGCCACGGTTACGCCTCTTCCTGCGCTTGGGCACATTTTCAACTTCCACAGCAGGGGTCTACATGGAAATTACAGCCAATAAGCACAGAAGCAAAAATAACTACAAGAGCTGATTGTTTGCACAACAGTGTAACAACTTATGAAGTTTGGTTCAGATGGTAAGGTCCAGTACCTTGATCTCCTGAATTTTCCGGAGATGCAACTCAGAATCTGCAGCTTTAACCTTTTTAACACAATCTTCACCACAGGCAAGTAGGCCAACTGCATATTGATTTTTAGGTATTTGTTTTGGGTCACGACCAGACTGACGGTATTCCTTCAGAACATCTTGACATATCCACTCTTTTTTAAGGTTGTTGCATGCACAACGGACATTGACCTTAATGGATATCAGATAGGTAGAGGAACATGTATTAATACATATTTTCAAAAGTatgttgtgattttttttaggtAAAGTGTAAGCAGCTCTGCCTTCATTAAGCAAGTTCTTCAAGAAAAACAGCAAAGTTCTTGTGATAGCGCACAAGGACAGAAAAGAGAAAGCCTAGTGCCTAATTACATTACATGAAAGAGGTAAAAACAACTATGGTATTCTGTGATTGATCTcgctaaaaatatatatagaacaTAAGTGGACCATATCCCAAAGTTCCAAACCTTACTCCAGTTTCATCAAGTAAAAATTGTAGTATCGCTAAGCCACAGAACAGGTTGCTAATAATGTCATGCTAATTATGTAATGTAAATATATGCCTACCAAGTGATATCATGCCAATTAGGTAACTCTAGTTTCACCAAGATACCTTTTTCATGCACTGATCAACTGATGGGCACTGACCAGGGTGACATATTTCTGAGCACAGATGGGGACAATTCGGTAATTTTCTGCAAAAAGAACAGATGAAAGAAACTTACAAAATCAGCAATGGAAAATGTTACCAACATTCAAAAAAGATGATAGGACCGAGGAAAAAAGTAACTGACCTATGACATGGGCCACCACAGGACCTTACTTTCTGCTGTTTTGTAGCATTTAAGTTGTTATAATACATGCACTCAAAAGCGTGTACCATAGCACCACAATGACATGGTCTTTTAACAAGGGCTTTGCAAGGTGGACAATCGTTAAGATGGCATGGCAAAGGGCAGGGATGTGAACATGGAGGCTCCCTGACCTGAAAGAAATGGTAAATACCAAATATGCTGCACCAAAGTTAAAAGATGTGGAACCATGCACAAAATTTCACATTAAAAGTCTGTAAACAGAACTAAACCAAAGTTATTGCTAAGGACAATAAAGAACACTGACCCTTTGACAAGGCAGGTTACATTCTTCGCAAGGCTCAGCGAATGCACTTGCACTAGCAAGAGACAGTATAGCCGATTGATCTCCTTCAGGCTGACTCAATGGAATCTGTAACACATGGCAAGCCTTCGTACAATAATGATTGCCACAGTTGAGAGGGTTACCACATAAATTCTGACATGGAAACTGCCTCCTTTTGGAGCAAAGTATCTGCAGGGAGAAAGAATTTGTATGCACTCAGGCACTCAGCAATCACGGAGCACACATATGAGTGTGGATGTGTGAGGAAGGGTGAAACTTACTGCACGTTCTTGGCCAAGATGATGTCCAAAGCATGGCACCAAAACAACTTCTTGGCATGGCGGGCATGGTGTTCCAGGTGTAGAGTCTATATgctttccctttttcctttttattggtTTCAGTGTGAACTCAGGATTTGGAGGAGCAATGGGGCCATGACACCTGGCAGAGTGCGAGCGGATGGTTACATATCAGAAGGATATACTCCTGGGGCAAATTACCAACACTGGCACATTCAGAAAATAGTCAAAATACAAACCTCAGCTTACACCTGTGGCCACAAGAAAGTTCTTCTCCGCAGATTAGTTTGCAAGGTGGGCAAGCTCCATAGTGGCACTTGTGGGGCTAAGAAGAAAATTCTGAGGATTAATTTATAGAAGAGAACCCCAAAATGCTCCAGGATAAATTTCTAAACACAAAATAGATGAGATTATCATTAATGATAAGGTTAAAGCAGAGATATGTAATTGTTTACCCGGCATTCAAGTTTGTGCCTGCAAAGGCGAGCTATATTGCATTTTTTTGAGCATTTGGGTGGCTTCTGATTCTTCTCAGTCCCACAGGGCACCTACATACAAAGTTGTGCATACGAATTTTGGACAAGAAGTCGAGTCACAAGGCAAGTTTTGTGTGGAAGGATCGGACAAGAATTAACTTTTTTAACAAAGTACATAAAATCATATGAAAACAATGGTACTCCTAATGCTAACTGAATATCTTTTTTTCCTGTAAACTTGCTGTTCAAGTGAAGTGCTGTGATCATCAAACATGGGATGCATAAGAAACAAACAACATATTTAGAGTGTACCGAATTCCACCTCAAAAAATGTTTGCCCACAGTTGCATGAAATGGTCTTCATCAAAGGACAAGGTGCACAAGCACCTCTGTTAAacaaaatgaagaaaaatattGTCACATATATTAGCAGTTTGGATAAACAAGAATATTTATGATTCGGGACATTGAATTAGTCttgaaatttggaataaaagaGAATAAAGTGCAAATGTCTGAGAGCAAAACAGCATTCTTAAATTTGTGGAAcctatcatggcaatgtggtaCATCCATTGCAAAAATATGGCTCAAAATGGGAACATATGTATAAAAGGTATGCACCAATGCAATTAGCAGTACTAGCACTAAACAATTCAACATGGCAAGCCAAAGATGTATATTTGATTAAGAGAATACCTGTGGCATGGAGATAGGCATTTATGGTTGCCACATC encodes the following:
- the LOC107277190 gene encoding PHD finger protein ALFIN-LIKE 1 — its product is MAGEEFGLAAAAAAAASATVDAASGRSSRVTALRSVEDIFSDFRARRSAIVRALTEDLEKFAALCNPDLDCLCLYGNSDGTWEVAPPPEMVPPELPEPALGINFSRDTMYRSDWVALLSVFSDSWLLAVAFFHGARLDRDDRVRLFNMINDLPTVYEVVFGVEQSDEQSGMDNGAKDTPSPQLSSPVIRR
- the LOC4324058 gene encoding NF-X1-type zinc finger protein NFXL2, which encodes MPFSYAAAASGSASSSRKPVPVAAAAARRPAPSPAAAAAPAPSPSNPSAVSDSDPSSYSSSGEETDLTASDPAAASVISSYLSVAGDGADLSKVGIFLSSAARRRSPPCLICFDPIRPSDPVWSCSASCFALLHLHCIQSWAHQSSSAAPSPTWGCPKCRFPYPKSQTPTSYLCFCSKTVDPAPDPWILPHSCGDVCGRRLNADRDSGCEHNCLLLCHPGPCPPCPAIVPNAMCFCGSHRETRRCSHQRYSCSGKCNKRLGCGIHRCPVDCHDGPCPPCAVRGKHKCECGETMEERLCSERVFQCKRECGGMLQCGKHSCERGCHAGKCGGCPLQGRRTCPCGKKDYPSLDCDAEAATCGSTCEKVLGCGRHKCPERCHRGSCVETCRLVITKSCRCGGLKKEVPCYQELTCERKCQRLRNCGRHACRRRCCEGDCAPCPEVCDKRLRCGNHKCLSPCHRGACAPCPLMKTISCNCGQTFFEVPCGTEKNQKPPKCSKKCNIARLCRHKLECRPHKCHYGACPPCKLICGEELSCGHRCKLRCHGPIAPPNPEFTLKPIKRKKGKHIDSTPGTPCPPCQEVVLVPCFGHHLGQERAILCSKRRQFPCQNLCGNPLNCGNHYCTKACHVLQIPLSQPEGDQSAILSLASASAFAEPCEECNLPCQRVREPPCSHPCPLPCHLNDCPPCKALVKRPCHCGAMVHAFECMYYNNLNATKQQKVRSCGGPCHRKLPNCPHLCSEICHPGQCPSVDQCMKKVNVRCACNNLKKEWICQDVLKEYRQSGRDPKQIPKNQYAVGLLACGEDCVKKVKAADSELHLRKIQEIKTPAVEVENVPKRRKRRNRGQESVESSKFQEIKAVALKFLLVIFLCIIVVAGLYLLWKGVYRLSDWMNDMEEQRARQRHLKPGRL